DNA from Rubripirellula lacrimiformis:
TCAAGGAATTCGATGGTTTGGCACAGCGAGCCATCGGCGCGTTGGCACACTTCATATCGCTGTCGAAGTTCGGTTACCGACAACGACAAAAAGGCGGCCTCGATTTCCATCGGTGTCGGGCGATCGGCATTTGCGATGTTCGCGGAATCGCCTTTGGAACGACGAACATCGTCCACGGTAACGGTCACATGAGGTGGAGCTTCGACCAGAGCGATTCGGCCGATCATGGTCAGCAGTCGTTCCGGTTCGCACAGTCGGCCCAGCGAGTTGATTCGCACGAACGGATCGTTGTTGTCGGACGCGTCAAGCTGTGGGTGGATGTCGGACCAGAAATTGCAGGTCCAATCGCGAAGCAAGCCCAAGCCATCGGCCAGCCCACTTAGACCCTCGCGGTGAGTGAGAGTCTCGATCAGCAGTACGGCGACACGCAGGTCACGTGTTTCGGTTGCCAATTCCGATGCCAGTTGGTGGATGGTGTTCCACTCGGGGCCCTGCGCGGCAATGATCGTCTGGCCGTACTGTTGCTCTCGCGTGCCCTCGCTGAGTCGCATCATCTCGACGAACCGCGGGTCGTACTCGAGATTCACGCCGGATGGCGAATTCGATGAAAGCGACGTGGTCAGAGATTGGCGTTCGACAGCCGGCATTTGCTTGTGTCTTCGCGTTCGATTTCGTGCCCACCCTCGCAATTGAGTGATGGTGTTAACGGTTGAATCGACTTTATCACGCGAAGGCCTGAGTCACTTTGACGTCTTTTTGACGGTTTTTGCGATTTTAGGCCCAGAACAACCAGAACAGTTGAGCCAGCAGCATGGCTAGCAAGACGGCGGTTACCAGGATGATCGCATTGACGACGTTGCGGTGTCGACGGCAGCGTTGTCGTTCGCTCGATGTCCAAGCCAGATGATTCTGTTGGTCGACCATGTGACGAAGGACTGGTTCAAAGAAGCAACCCATCTTGGACGAGCCGCCCGATGTACCCGCCGCGGTCGAAGCGACGAACATGCCGCTGACGATTCCTGGGTCGCCCGTTGGATTGACTGCATGAACCGCTTGGGGCTGCGATACCGTGGCAACGGCGCAGCTTTCCACCAACAAACTGCGCAGTGACGTGTGCCAACGCCGGCATTGGATCAACAGGCGTACCAGTCGGTAGTTCTGGGGCTGGCTCAACGATCGAGGCGTCTGGAACACCGTCTGCACGCGAGATTCCATCATTCGGATGGCGTCGGTCGCAAGTCCGTTCATCGCGTCCACGGTGGGGATTTCTTCGGACACGAACGCGCGGCCCAGCGGTAGCGATGTTTCCTGTTCGACCATCCGCAGTCGCCGCTGCAATTCGTGATAGTCATCGGCGTGATCGTTTTCGGTGACCATCATCGTGACCGGACTTGCGATCCCCAGTTCGGCCTGCATTTGATCCAGGTCGCTGCGTATCGCACGCCCCAGGATTCGCCCCGATTCACTTGACGTCGAACTGCGGTCGGTGATCGCGTCGGAGTCGACCAGCACCAACGTGCCGTTGATGGGGGCATGAGGAAAGCGTTCAGATCGCAGGCAAGCACAGAATTCCGCCATCTGTTCCTGGCATGCGGATGTCTTGGTCGACGAAAGCGAGTCGGGGATTGAACGCGCAGGAACGGTTTCCGGCGTGATCGATTGGGCGTCCAGGACCAGCGAACGGGCGTGGTCGAGTGTCCGCATCGCGCTGGTCATGGTAGCTGATTTTGTACCAGTGATTTTGGTCTTGGCACGCGGCGATGCGATGGCAACCGAATCAGGTCCGATGTTGGAGTGTCCGTCGTTGTCGTCCCCTAGGTCGTCAGATTCGAACGCATCCTTTCCCAGTTCCGATTCTTCGCTGGCAACGGGATCATCTTCGCCGCCCCGTTCAACGTCACCGGGCTGTTGATGTTCGGAATCCAGTTCATGTTTGGATGGATGGTCATCCTGGTTTGTCGGTGCGGCGGAATCTTGCACTCCTGGATCATCAACCGATGCGCGAACGCGACTTCGGCCATCGGCATCAACGAAAGAAAGTTGGTTTGTTGGGGATCCAGTGCCGGCACGTTTGTCGCCACTGCGAAGCAGACCGCCATACACGCCGATGTCGCGACAGAAGATCAAGATCCGTTCTTCGGTCACATGCCAATCGATTGCAGGCGCAGCACCGGATGATGGGTGGGTTACGGTAAACCCGTCGCTGCCCATCAACGCATCCTGTTGATGTCGCGTTTCGCAGCCAAGGACCACAAAGCAGGGAAGTTCGGATAGCCCGATGCCGTGTCGAGCCAGTAATTTGGTTCCGGCGTTCCAACCTTGGCGAACTCGCACATCGCCAGGCGGGACCTCGTTCATCCAAATCCGTACCGTCCAGTAGGTAACGGCACAGGAGAGTCCCCACAGGACCAATAGGCCGACGCTACGTC
Protein-coding regions in this window:
- a CDS encoding type VI secretion system protein codes for the protein MSDDAKPSLAQRVKSRLELSLAAMVALLVGTFLLCLALVAWLVYSIDPTRIAWGDYMTLGRSVGLLVLWGLSCAVTYWTVRIWMNEVPPGDVRVRQGWNAGTKLLARHGIGLSELPCFVVLGCETRHQQDALMGSDGFTVTHPSSGAAPAIDWHVTEERILIFCRDIGVYGGLLRSGDKRAGTGSPTNQLSFVDADGRSRVRASVDDPGVQDSAAPTNQDDHPSKHELDSEHQQPGDVERGGEDDPVASEESELGKDAFESDDLGDDNDGHSNIGPDSVAIASPRAKTKITGTKSATMTSAMRTLDHARSLVLDAQSITPETVPARSIPDSLSSTKTSACQEQMAEFCACLRSERFPHAPINGTLVLVDSDAITDRSSTSSESGRILGRAIRSDLDQMQAELGIASPVTMMVTENDHADDYHELQRRLRMVEQETSLPLGRAFVSEEIPTVDAMNGLATDAIRMMESRVQTVFQTPRSLSQPQNYRLVRLLIQCRRWHTSLRSLLVESCAVATVSQPQAVHAVNPTGDPGIVSGMFVASTAAGTSGGSSKMGCFFEPVLRHMVDQQNHLAWTSSERQRCRRHRNVVNAIILVTAVLLAMLLAQLFWLFWA
- the tssA gene encoding type VI secretion system protein TssA; the protein is MPAVERQSLTTSLSSNSPSGVNLEYDPRFVEMMRLSEGTREQQYGQTIIAAQGPEWNTIHQLASELATETRDLRVAVLLIETLTHREGLSGLADGLGLLRDWTCNFWSDIHPQLDASDNNDPFVRINSLGRLCEPERLLTMIGRIALVEAPPHVTVTVDDVRRSKGDSANIANADRPTPMEIEAAFLSLSVTELRQRYEVCQRADGSLCQTIEFLDQTIGTGAWDASTLMNKVAGCRDILKNQLRQRLSVSDAIIKDVSSNTNQATSGEEVRDDWNPDDVDHSIPEITRIRVESREDAAHVLQAAIKYFEQHEPSSPVPLLLRRASRLINQDFVGIIRELAPDALAQARNLAGDFDE